Below is a genomic region from Pyrococcus kukulkanii.
CTGAGGTGAAAGAAGCTTAGAGGAGATAGTTTCATTTGAGCCATCCTTCTCCCATACAGGGGATTTTTATAGCTGAGAAGGCTTTCCATTGTGGAGATTGATGACCCTAGGAGTATTAGCATTACTTCTGAATCTTTCAATATTTCATCCCAGATATAGTGGAAGAGTGAGGGGATTGATTTGTCTTCCTCAACCCAATATGGAAACTCGTCAATCACAACAACTATCTTCCCAAACTTCTTTAGCTCCTCAAAGAAATTCTCCAAACTTTCAGCCTCTATGAACACGTTGAACTTCCTGTTGAAGCTCTTTATTAGCCTGCTGATTTCAAGTTCCATCGGCTCCTTCCGTGCGAGAAAGTAGAAGCTTTTCTTGTCCTTTATGAACTGTTTCACTAGTTCCGTCTTTCCTATTCTCCTCCTTCCGTAGATCAGAATTAGATGAGCCCTTCTTTCCTTGTATCTCTTTTCCAGCTCTTCCAGCTCAAACTCTCTGTCGATAAATTTTAATATCATGATATTAAATATCACATTATTAAACTTAAATCTTCTCACCAAAGCTTATTAATCCCAAAGCTTAACGTTCAGATGGTGGTTTTCATGGAAGACCCCTATCTTTGGATGGAGAACTTGCAAGATGAAAGGGTTCTAAAGTTGATTGAAGAAGAAAACAGAAGGTTCAGGAAGTTCGTGGGAGAGCTGAGCGATAAGCTATTCCCGGAAGTCTGGGAGTACTTCTCGATACCTACCGTGGGTTCTGCAAGGATAACTAAGAGGGGAGTAATAGTCTTAACGAGAGAAAAGGACAGACAGGTCATAAGATGGCTTAACGGTGAGGTTATAGTTGACTCCAAGGAGCTGGAGAGGGAGAGTGAGGATGAAGTTCTCCTGCAGGGCTTCACTACCGATAGGGAGGGCAAGAGGTTAGCGTACAGCTTTTCAATCGGAGGGGCCGACGAGGGAACGACTAGGATAATCGACCTCGAAACCAGGGAGGTAATAGAGGAGATAACGCCCTCAGTCTGGAACATAGTATTCTTAGAGGATGGCTATTACTTCGCCCGCTTTTACAGGAAGGAGAAGACTCCCGACGGTATAAATCCTCCAGCTGAGAGGTTATTCTGGAAGGACGAAGAAGGAGAGAAGATGATATTCGGCGAGGGCCTTGGCTCGGGCTACTTTATGGAACTCTCAAAGAGCTCAGATGAAAAGTATGCAATGCTTACTGTAACATATGGATGGAATAAAGCTGAAATATACTTTGGACCAATAGATAAACCTGAAGAGTGGAAGAAAGTTTATTCAGCGGAGGTTCCGGCGGAACCCATAGATGTAGTGAATGGAAAGTTGTTCATCCTGACTAAAGAGGGGAAGGGCCTCGGGAAGATCATCGCATTTAAGGATGGTCAGGTGGAGGAAGTAGTTCCAGAAGGCCAGTTCCCCCTTGAGTGGGCGGTCATCGTTAGGGATAAAATAGTAGCGGGAAGGCTCGTTCACGCGAGTCACAGGATTGAAGTTTACACCTTGGATGGCAAGAAGGTAAGGGAGTTTACTTTTAACTTCCCTGGGAGCGTTTATCCCTTGGATAAGGACAATGAAAGGGTAATCTTGAGATACGAGAGCTTTACTGTTCCCTACAGGATATATGAGCTGAAGGATGGACTAAGGTTAATAGATGAAAAAAAGATCGAGGGTAACTTCAAGGTTGAGGAGGACTTCACAATATCTAAGGACGGAACGAGGATCCACTACTTTATCGTGAAGGGGAAGAAAGATGAAAAGAAAGCCTGGGTCTTTGGCTACGGTGGCTTCAACATCTCTCTAACACCAAGGTTCTTCCCCCAGGTAATCCCGTTCATAAAGCGCGGCGGAGTTTTCGTGATGGCAAACTTAAGGGGAGGCAGCGAGTACGGGGAGGAGTGGCATCGTTCGGGAATGAGGGAGAACAAGCAGAACGTCTTTGACGACTTCATAGCCGTTCTGAGCAAACTTAAGGCCGAAGGCTACAAGGTCGCCGCTTGGGGGAGGAGTAACGGAGGTCTTTTGGTCGCAGCAACGCTCGTTCAGAGGCCAGACGTTATGGATGCTGCCCTAATTGGTTATCCAGTGATTGACATGCTGAGGTTCCACAAGCTGTACATAGGAAGCGTCTGGATTCCTGAATACGGCAATCCCGATGATCCTAAGGACAGGGAGTTTCTGCTGAAGTACTCGCCCTACCACAACGTCAAGCCCCAGAGGTACCCTCCAACCCTCATCTACACGGGCTTGCACGATGACAGGGTTCATCCTGCTCACGCATTGAAGTTCTTCATGAAGCTCAAGGAAGTCAATGCCCCGGTATGCCTAAGGGTCGAAACCAAGAGTGGCCACATGGGTGCTTCACCAGAAACGAGGGCAAGGGAGCTCACCGATTTGTTGGCATTTGTAATGAGAGCACTTCAGTAGATGAATCCAAAGAGGAAGAGTGGTACCCTTCCTTTACCTGCAATAAGACCATCAACGGCTACATAATCTGGCCTTTGATATCTGCTTTTTCCTTTTCCTCCAACCTCTATTGTCCAGTCTTTAACTTTAAAGTCAGAAGTCTTCTCTCCCCTGTTTCCCTTAAGGTAGCAAATATCATACCTCCATATTACGTGGTTCACGAAGAATTCCTCCCTTAAAGCTCCGACATCTACACTGAATCCCTTTCTTTCAAAGAATTTCCTAAGGGGGACTGTTAAATATAACTTTGGCTCTTTTCTTATACTTTCACATGCGATAACCCGATGCACTAAACCTGCCTTTGATAGGTCTTCGACTAGTCTAATTGCCGCACCTTTTGATATTTCAAGTTCTCTAGCTATCTTTGAATAGTTAACTTCGAATGGGGCTGATTTTGATATCAACAAGAGAAGTTTGAATGCATCGGTTTCATATTTGACATCTACATCCCTTAGACTTGCCATGTCTTCCAGTATAACTTTCCTGAGGGAGTTTTCAAGGGCTTCATAGAACCCACCTTCCGGATAAAGAACGCCACCCTTTTCCATGTACTCCATCCAGTACTTGTGTAGTTCCCCGTATTTGTTCATTAGGTTGAACGCTTTATCTAGGATATCCTCGATACTGATCACAGGTAAATTGTAGCCTTTCTTTATGTTCAACCACTCACGGAACGATGCGGGAGGTAGCTCTTTGAGGACTACTCTACGGGATAGATCTGCCCCACAATGTACAATATCGATTGCTGAGGATCCTGAGAATATCACCCTTACTTCGTGCTCGTCATACAGTGTTTTTAAGTCTTGAGCCCATTCAGGCTTCCTGTGAATCTCGTCTATGAAAATATTTTTGTACCCAATTTCAGCAAGCGTCTTAACGACTTCATAAATTGAAAAGGGTTTAAGAAGTGTTGAATCGGCTGAGAAATAAATACTGTCCTCAGTCTCCCTTGCAAGTTGGAGCAGGAGAACAGTTTTTCCAACGCCTCTTATTCCCTTAATTCCAACATAATACTCTTCATTAATTTTCTTTATTTCCTGGAATAAGAATCGTTTCTTTTTGAACTTCTCTGCCCATGCCATTAGCCTCTTACTCGTTGAAATAAGCGAGGTTATTATTCTCTCTTCCATACATACAATATTGTGCCTCAACCTTTATAAATATTGTTCACATGCATGAACGATATGCATGCATTTCGTTCACACACATGAACAATGTCACTTCCTCTTAAACTCTGAAAGTAATTCTTTCACGGCCTTTACGAGTTCCTCTAAAGTTGCCTTGTCGTGAGAAATGCCTATTGTTACCTTCATATCGGTTGTCGCGAAAGATACATAGATCGTATTCCCCTTGCTGTGAGCGAAAAACTGCTCAACGGTTTCTTCCCCTGTATCAACATCCTCTTCTGCCCCACCTATCACCTCAGGATCTCCTTCAAATATCATCGGCTTGGGCTCCATCGCCATCACACCTTGCTTGAAGCAGGTGCTTTTAAACTTAAGCCCTTTGGTTAAATTTAAAAACATCCCCCTTAATGCCTAAAGCGAGGTGGAGAGAATGAAGCCAATGTACAGGTCAAGGTCATGGAGGAGGAAGTACGTCAGAACCCCAGGGGGGAGGGTTGTAATACACTTCGAGAGAAGGAAGCCTAAGATCGCTCACTGTGCCATCTGCGGCAGACCTCTCAATGGAATACCAAGGGGCAGGCCCGTTGAGATGAGGAAGCTACCAAAAACCAAGAAGAGGCCAGAGAGACCCTACCCATATCTCTGTCCCAAGTGCATGCGCAGGGTGATGAAGGAACAAATTAGATCTCAGCTCGTTGCCTGAAGGGGTGCCCCATGCCAAAGGGGTGCCTCGTCATAACAGTCAGTGGTCTAGCCGGTTCAGGAACGACCACGCTATGTAGGAAGCTCGCTCAGCATTACGGCCTTAAGCACGTCTACGCTGGGTTAATATTCAGGCAGATGGCCAAGGAAATGGGGATGACGCTAGAAGAGTTCCAGAAGTACGCTGAGCTTCACCCCGAGATAGATAGGGAGGTTGATAGAAGGCAAATTGAGGCTGCAAAGGAGTGCAACGTTGTTATAGAGGGTAGATTAGCTGGATGGATGGTCAAGAACGCTGACTTGAAGATCTGGCTCGATGCTCCCATCAGGATTAGGGCTGAAAGGGTTGCGAGAAGGGAAGGTATTAGCGTTGAAGAGGCGTTTATGAAGATTGCTGAGAGGGAAAAGCAGAACAGGAAAAGGTATTTAAACCTGTATGGTATCGACATCAACGACCTTTCGATTTACGATTTGATAATTGATACCTCTAAATGGTCGCCCGATGGGGTCTTCGCAATCGTGAAGGCCGCTATTGACCACCTGGACCCCGTCGGCGACGCGGGGTCGAAAAAAGGAAAGGAGGTGGGATGAATGCCTGCAATTGAAGTCGGTAGGATTGCTGTAGTTATTGCAGGTAGAAGGGCTGGTCAGAAGGTAGTTGTTGTAGACATAATAGACAAGAACTTCGTTCTAGTTACTGGGGCTGGTCTCAACAAGGTTAAGAGGAGAAGGATGAACATTAAGCACATCGAGCCCCTTCCGGAGAAGATTAACATTCCGAGGGGCGCCAGCGACGAGGAAGTTAGGCAGGCCCTCGAGCAGGCCGGCATAAGCCTGGCCTGATCCTTCTAATTTTGTTTTGAAAAACCCTTATAAGACACTTTTCTATATCCCTTGTTAGGGTTTTAACTTCAGAGGGTGCTTCTTATGATAGGCGAAATTTACTACTCACGAAAGTTCCTACAGCATAAGCCAGAAAACTATCATCCAGAAAATCCCGGGAGATTATGGGTTCTCATGTCAGCTATAAGGGAACTCATGCTTGATGATAGAATCCTTGAACCTACACCAGTGGATGAAAATTTCGTGAAAAAGATACATAATCCAGCATATGTTGAATTCGTAAAGAGGGCAATAAGGGAAGGGAGAAGATACTTAGATCCCGATACCTACATAAGCCCCGGAACTTGGGATGCTGCCCTTATGGCATTGGGAGCATCACGACTTTCAGCATTGGCAGCATTGCGATATGGAGGATTAAACATGGCCCTTGTTAGGCCCCCAGGTCATCATGCCGGTAAGCGTGGTAAAGCTATGGGAGCACCAACATTGGGCTTCTGCATCTTTAATAACATGGCTGCAGGAGTTCTAGCTTTAAGAGAGGAGGGAATCAAGAAAATCCTAGTTATTGATTTTGATGCTCATCACGGGAATGGAACTCAAGAAATATTTTGGTACGACCCTGATGTTATTCATATAGACTTACATGAAAGGGATATATATCCATGGACGGGTTATGAAACTGAAATTGGTGGGGGATTGGCAAAAGGAAGCAAAGTTAATATTCCGATGCCCCACTA
It encodes:
- a CDS encoding prolyl oligopeptidase family serine peptidase codes for the protein MEDPYLWMENLQDERVLKLIEEENRRFRKFVGELSDKLFPEVWEYFSIPTVGSARITKRGVIVLTREKDRQVIRWLNGEVIVDSKELERESEDEVLLQGFTTDREGKRLAYSFSIGGADEGTTRIIDLETREVIEEITPSVWNIVFLEDGYYFARFYRKEKTPDGINPPAERLFWKDEEGEKMIFGEGLGSGYFMELSKSSDEKYAMLTVTYGWNKAEIYFGPIDKPEEWKKVYSAEVPAEPIDVVNGKLFILTKEGKGLGKIIAFKDGQVEEVVPEGQFPLEWAVIVRDKIVAGRLVHASHRIEVYTLDGKKVREFTFNFPGSVYPLDKDNERVILRYESFTVPYRIYELKDGLRLIDEKKIEGNFKVEEDFTISKDGTRIHYFIVKGKKDEKKAWVFGYGGFNISLTPRFFPQVIPFIKRGGVFVMANLRGGSEYGEEWHRSGMRENKQNVFDDFIAVLSKLKAEGYKVAAWGRSNGGLLVAATLVQRPDVMDAALIGYPVIDMLRFHKLYIGSVWIPEYGNPDDPKDREFLLKYSPYHNVKPQRYPPTLIYTGLHDDRVHPAHALKFFMKLKEVNAPVCLRVETKSGHMGASPETRARELTDLLAFVMRALQ
- a CDS encoding ATP-binding protein, producing the protein MEERIITSLISTSKRLMAWAEKFKKKRFLFQEIKKINEEYYVGIKGIRGVGKTVLLLQLARETEDSIYFSADSTLLKPFSIYEVVKTLAEIGYKNIFIDEIHRKPEWAQDLKTLYDEHEVRVIFSGSSAIDIVHCGADLSRRVVLKELPPASFREWLNIKKGYNLPVISIEDILDKAFNLMNKYGELHKYWMEYMEKGGVLYPEGGFYEALENSLRKVILEDMASLRDVDVKYETDAFKLLLLISKSAPFEVNYSKIARELEISKGAAIRLVEDLSKAGLVHRVIACESIRKEPKLYLTVPLRKFFERKGFSVDVGALREEFFVNHVIWRYDICYLKGNRGEKTSDFKVKDWTIEVGGKGKSRYQRPDYVAVDGLIAGKGRVPLFLFGFIY
- a CDS encoding 50S ribosomal protein L34e, with the protein product MKPMYRSRSWRRKYVRTPGGRVVIHFERRKPKIAHCAICGRPLNGIPRGRPVEMRKLPKTKKRPERPYPYLCPKCMRRVMKEQIRSQLVA
- the cmk gene encoding (d)CMP kinase, translated to MPKGCLVITVSGLAGSGTTTLCRKLAQHYGLKHVYAGLIFRQMAKEMGMTLEEFQKYAELHPEIDREVDRRQIEAAKECNVVIEGRLAGWMVKNADLKIWLDAPIRIRAERVARREGISVEEAFMKIAEREKQNRKRYLNLYGIDINDLSIYDLIIDTSKWSPDGVFAIVKAAIDHLDPVGDAGSKKGKEVG
- a CDS encoding 50S ribosomal protein L14e, with amino-acid sequence MPAIEVGRIAVVIAGRRAGQKVVVVDIIDKNFVLVTGAGLNKVKRRRMNIKHIEPLPEKINIPRGASDEEVRQALEQAGISLA
- a CDS encoding histone deacetylase family protein, which codes for MIGEIYYSRKFLQHKPENYHPENPGRLWVLMSAIRELMLDDRILEPTPVDENFVKKIHNPAYVEFVKRAIREGRRYLDPDTYISPGTWDAALMALGASRLSALAALRYGGLNMALVRPPGHHAGKRGKAMGAPTLGFCIFNNMAAGVLALREEGIKKILVIDFDAHHGNGTQEIFWYDPDVIHIDLHERDIYPWTGYETEIGGGLAKGSKVNIPMPHYSNDADYIFAWNEIVLAVVENVNPKIILLSAGFDGFKGDGLTTLKLTEKFFSYAGASLRKYSIAFIFEGGYDVGLKKGFPAFVKGYEEIEVNDNGQPSYETLKVVEEIKDILSPWWSF